The segment TGCTATTTTAAAATGGTGGGATCTTGCCTGTGTCATGCCTTCTTCTTGCGAGGatagtatatatatttatatattaatcttattttaaataatgataTTTTAACTACAAATGAATAGTCTTTTATCaataaaattgattaaaattttattttatgaataatTTATTGGTACATTCATGGGGAAAACTTTTGTGAGTGGGGTTGAAATATTGTTAGTGTCTTTATGTTGTgcttaaagattttaaaattaaataattatgacGAAATCTTAATTTATTTgtggaattaaaaattttaatgtatgtatataaaataattactaATAGTTAATGGGTTAGTGTTTGGTGGATTGAGAgtgtatttgtttatttatttcataaataattttaaaaattgaaatgagtttttaatattttattatacgaatttttatgtgtataatattaattaaaaactaaatacttaaataatattatttttcaaaatagagTGTTTAAATCAATTCCAAAGGGTGGAAGAAAATTCTCTCCCTTTATTCATTAGAATTGTTTTAAACACCCTATTTTGGTAAACAATGGTATTAACAATTTGACATATATTtcagttttaattttttaatttatattatacaaATAAAAAGTTTTATTATACACTTATAAGACACTTTGTTAAGTTTCAAACTCTATTTATGAAGTTTAAAATTATACTAACAATGTATCAAATAATTTCCCATAAATTATTATGATTTTTGTtccattaaatatattttcaaaggATTGTAAGAGAAAACAAggataataaagaaaataaattaaattcttaaaaaaaaataaagtgtAAGATACTTGAAATTTTGGTTTGAAGGAGGAAATAAGTGTATAGTAACTATTTAGtgccttatattaataattttaatgataaTATTGTAGAAGAATATTGTATTGGAATCATAGCCAAGGTAAAAAGCAACAACAAACACCTAACCGTCGCTTCCTATCTTTCTCAACCAAACTTCCATCGTTCAAACAAAATCAGGACCACTCGAACAAAGTTTTTAAATTCATCAAAAGCGTCAATGACCATGATCGGGAGGAGCAGTTAATCTACCATTCTCTCGCCCTTATACTATCATTCTCACCTTGTCAAGAAGAATAAGTTCGAAACGGCGCACCTTTGTGACACGCGTTCCGCATTCAGCTCTTCTTCTTCGGCCTTCGGTTTTCATTTTTCAAAGCTACAAACTGCAAATCCTCAATAATCTTCCCTCGGACAAGCACAGGTACGTTATAATTTCGACTGCCCATTAGGTCGTAACCTAAATTTCCTTACTGGGTTTTCGTTTTCAAGATGGGGACTGGAGATGAAGTAGTGGAAATCGAGAGCTTAGAGAGAAGTTTGTTACCGGAATCCGTTACCGGAGAACAGGATTCCGAGGTAGTCGATGAGCCGGTTCTTTACGCGGCGTCTTTTGGAGAGATGGAAGAAGAATTCGTTAAATACCAAACGGCTCAATGGGTTTTATACTCGTTGGTTTTAGTGTTAGCTTGGGGTATTGGGTTGTTCATGCTCTTATACATTCCTGTTCGAAGACACATCCTCCGTAAAGATATTCGATCCCGAAAGCTTTATCTCACTCCCAATTCAATCGTTTACAAAGTAAATTTTAACCCCTCTTTCTCTAATCTTTTGCTCGTTAAGTTGCTATTTTTAGAATTAATATTCACTAAAATGGAGTAAACTTTGGGAATTTAGGTTACAAGGCCAGTGCCAATTCCTTGTTTTGGGGTTTTAAAGAAAGAGAAGCATGTTCTATTACCCTCAGTTGCAGATGTTGTAATTGAACAAGGTGGGTATAATTTATGTACTTGTACCTGTTGTTGACAATGAGTGAACCTTTATTTATGTAATTTCTTCTATTCTTCTTTAGGATATTTGCAGTCCTTATTTGGTGTTTACTCACTCAGAATTGAGAACGTTGGTCTGAGGAGACCTCCTAGTGATGATTTACAAATCCAAGGAATGGTTAACCCGAGTGCTTTTAGGAAGGTATATATTCTTCATTATCAAAATCATATTCATAGTTGCTGATTTTCTTAGAAGTGGATGCTGATTTTATTTGCCTTTCCATGCTCATGTTAAGGCTGTTTTGACACGCCTTTCGAATATGAGGACCGAGGTCTTCTCCCGACAAGTTTCTGCAATTGAAGATGCTCCAAATTCAAAGATTCTTTCACCATCTGCTTGGGTATTCCCGTGAATCTAGTTTGTTTTTCTGATTGGTCGGGTTTATATATGTTAAGGCTGTTCTTTTATAACCCTAGGCTATCCATTATGATGCTCTTTATTTTAAAGGATCAACCCTCCACCTCAATATGATATTTGACAAATAATTTGTCTGGCAGgtttaattttccttttttttttttttattgcagCGTTCTCCACGTAAGCTTGATGTTGTTCCTCCTTCAGGGGATCTTGCATTACTACAGAAACTAGAGGAGGTTGGGAG is part of the Gossypium arboreum isolate Shixiya-1 chromosome 5, ASM2569848v2, whole genome shotgun sequence genome and harbors:
- the LOC108487095 gene encoding uncharacterized protein LOC108487095, which codes for MGTGDEVVEIESLERSLLPESVTGEQDSEVVDEPVLYAASFGEMEEEFVKYQTAQWVLYSLVLVLAWGIGLFMLLYIPVRRHILRKDIRSRKLYLTPNSIVYKVTRPVPIPCFGVLKKEKHVLLPSVADVVIEQGYLQSLFGVYSLRIENVGLRRPPSDDLQIQGMVNPSAFRKAVLTRLSNMRTEVFSRQVSAIEDAPNSKILSPSAWRSPRKLDVVPPSGDLALLQKLEEVGSSVKRVQSLIEEQHGQASETAA